From one Variovorax sp. PBL-H6 genomic stretch:
- a CDS encoding MFS transporter has translation MAATLDSRGRPTPVPRPMSAEEKKVIFASSLGTVFEWYDFYLYGSLAAIIAKQFFSGLEAGAAFIFALLAFAAGFLVRPFGAIVFGRLGDMIGRKYTFLVTILIMGLSTFIVGLLPSYATIGVAAPVILIALRLLQGLALGGEYGGAATYVAEHSPHGKRGAYTSWIQTTATLGLFLSLLVILGVRTWLGEDAFGAWGWRVPFLVSIALLAVSVWIRLSLSESPAFQKMKAEGKTSKAPLAESFGEWKNLKIVILALVGLTAGQAVVWYSGQFYALFFLTQQLKVDATTANLMIAAALLIGTPFFVVFGTLSDKIGRKPIIMAGCLLAVVTYFPVFKMLTEYANPDLAKAQATAGVTVTADPKSCSFQGNPVAREIDFSSSCDIAKRYLVQNSVSYDNVEGPPGSNAVVKIGNKTVEAPVGKVVNHKFDEGSGKEIAAFKKGVADDLKAAGYPAKADPAKMNKAMVVALLFWLVLLVTMVYGPIAAMLVELFPTRIRYTSMSLPYHIGNGWFGGLLPTTAFAIVASTGNMYNGLWYPIIIAGITLVVGTLFVRETKDVDIYAND, from the coding sequence ATGGCAGCCACACTTGATTCGCGGGGAAGGCCGACGCCTGTACCCCGCCCCATGTCCGCGGAGGAGAAGAAGGTCATCTTCGCTTCCTCGCTCGGCACCGTGTTCGAGTGGTACGACTTCTATCTCTACGGTTCCTTGGCGGCCATCATCGCCAAGCAGTTCTTCAGCGGCCTGGAAGCGGGCGCGGCCTTCATCTTCGCGCTGCTCGCCTTTGCGGCCGGTTTCCTGGTGCGGCCCTTCGGCGCCATCGTGTTCGGCCGGCTGGGCGACATGATCGGACGCAAGTACACCTTCCTGGTGACCATCCTGATCATGGGCCTGTCGACCTTCATCGTCGGGCTGCTGCCGAGCTACGCCACCATCGGCGTCGCGGCGCCCGTGATCCTGATCGCATTGCGGCTGCTGCAGGGGCTGGCACTCGGCGGCGAGTACGGCGGTGCCGCCACGTACGTGGCCGAGCACTCGCCGCACGGCAAGCGCGGCGCCTACACCTCGTGGATCCAGACCACGGCCACGCTGGGCCTGTTCCTGAGCCTGCTGGTCATCCTCGGCGTGCGCACCTGGCTCGGCGAGGACGCCTTCGGTGCCTGGGGCTGGCGCGTGCCTTTCCTGGTCTCGATCGCGCTGCTGGCGGTGTCGGTGTGGATCCGACTGTCGCTCTCCGAGTCGCCGGCCTTCCAGAAGATGAAGGCCGAGGGCAAGACCTCGAAGGCACCCCTCGCCGAATCCTTCGGCGAGTGGAAGAACCTCAAGATCGTGATCCTGGCGCTGGTCGGCCTGACCGCCGGACAAGCCGTGGTGTGGTACTCGGGCCAGTTCTACGCGCTCTTCTTCCTGACGCAGCAACTCAAGGTCGATGCGACCACCGCCAATCTGATGATCGCGGCCGCGCTGCTGATCGGCACGCCCTTCTTCGTGGTCTTCGGCACGCTGTCCGACAAGATCGGCCGCAAGCCGATCATCATGGCCGGCTGCCTGCTGGCCGTGGTGACCTACTTCCCGGTCTTCAAGATGCTGACCGAGTACGCCAACCCCGACCTCGCCAAGGCCCAGGCCACTGCCGGCGTGACGGTGACGGCCGATCCCAAGTCCTGCTCCTTCCAGGGCAACCCGGTGGCACGCGAGATCGACTTCAGCAGCTCCTGCGACATCGCCAAGCGCTACCTGGTGCAGAACTCGGTGAGCTACGACAACGTCGAAGGCCCGCCCGGCTCCAATGCGGTCGTCAAGATCGGCAACAAGACGGTCGAGGCGCCCGTCGGCAAGGTGGTCAACCACAAGTTCGACGAAGGATCGGGCAAGGAGATTGCCGCGTTCAAGAAGGGCGTCGCGGACGACCTGAAGGCCGCCGGCTACCCCGCCAAGGCCGATCCGGCCAAGATGAACAAGGCGATGGTCGTTGCGCTTCTGTTCTGGCTGGTGCTGCTGGTCACGATGGTCTACGGCCCGATCGCCGCCATGCTGGTCGAACTGTTCCCGACGCGCATCCGCTACACCTCGATGAGCCTGCCGTACCACATCGGCAACGGCTGGTTCGGCGGCCTGCTGCCGACCACGGCCTTTGCGATCGTGGCCTCGACCGGCAACATGTACAACGGCCTCTGGTATCCGATCATCATCGCGGGCATCACGCTGGTGGTCGGCACGCTGTTCGTGCGCGAGACCAAGGATGTCGACATCTACGCGAACGACTAG
- a CDS encoding 2-hydroxychromene-2-carboxylate isomerase, translating into MKHITFHLDFISPYAYLAFEHLPQALEGLSYSVAYRPVLLGALLKHHGQLGPAEIPAKRAWTYRHVLWLGQANGIAIEMPASHPYNPLPHLRLALATTADGDVNRHVAETIFRDVWQGGGEAGDAVRLAALAARLRVQRDAGGEEVKAQLKANTDAAIARGVFGVPMCEVDGRQFWGFDGLAMLRDYLRGNAWFDGPQWEGAAARPTLLRSSNR; encoded by the coding sequence ATGAAGCACATCACCTTCCATCTCGACTTCATCTCGCCCTACGCCTACCTGGCCTTCGAGCATCTGCCGCAAGCGCTCGAAGGGCTGAGCTACAGCGTGGCCTACCGGCCGGTATTGCTGGGTGCGCTGCTCAAGCACCACGGGCAGCTCGGCCCTGCCGAGATTCCTGCGAAGCGGGCCTGGACCTACCGCCACGTGCTGTGGCTTGGTCAGGCGAATGGCATCGCGATCGAGATGCCGGCCTCGCATCCCTACAACCCGCTGCCGCATCTGCGGCTCGCGCTCGCCACCACGGCGGACGGCGACGTCAACCGCCACGTGGCCGAGACGATCTTCCGCGATGTCTGGCAGGGCGGCGGCGAGGCAGGCGATGCCGTGCGGCTGGCCGCCCTCGCCGCTCGGCTGCGGGTGCAGCGCGATGCAGGCGGCGAGGAGGTCAAGGCGCAGCTCAAGGCCAATACCGACGCGGCCATCGCGCGTGGCGTCTTCGGCGTGCCCATGTGCGAAGTCGACGGTCGCCAGTTCTGGGGCTTTGACGGTCTGGCCATGCTGCGCGACTACCTGCGCGGGAATGCCTGGTTCGACGGGCCGCAGTGGGAAGGTGCCGCGGCGCGCCCCACGCTGCTGCGCAGCAGCAATCGCTGA
- a CDS encoding DUF1289 domain-containing protein has translation MSGDALHPLADRAVAARSKARDVPSPCISVCRMDPASGFCEGCLRTIDEIAAWSGMDDATRRSVWRAIELRADAGLLDSGGEDRP, from the coding sequence GTGAGCGGGGATGCCCTCCATCCGCTCGCCGATCGCGCCGTCGCCGCGCGCAGCAAGGCACGCGACGTGCCCTCTCCCTGCATTTCCGTCTGCCGCATGGACCCGGCCAGTGGCTTCTGCGAAGGCTGCCTGCGCACCATCGACGAGATCGCCGCATGGAGCGGCATGGACGACGCAACCCGACGCAGCGTGTGGCGAGCCATCGAGCTGCGCGCCGATGCAGGCTTACTGGACTCCGGAGGAGAAGATCGGCCATGA
- a CDS encoding YbaK/EbsC family protein, which translates to MCGAELTSLPEGVQRVARLLQERGHPHAPRMLDDACRTAQQAADALGISVAQIAKSIVFRRKSDEAAVLVVTSGDKRVDEKKVEALVGGKLGRADADFVKRATGFSIGGVSPFAHATAPVMLIDRELFRFDEVWAAAGHPHAVVQLRPHELESLTGAPVADVV; encoded by the coding sequence ATGTGCGGTGCTGAATTGACATCCCTCCCGGAAGGCGTGCAGCGCGTCGCGCGGCTGCTGCAAGAGCGTGGCCATCCACATGCGCCGCGGATGCTCGACGATGCCTGCCGCACCGCGCAGCAGGCGGCCGATGCTCTGGGCATCTCGGTGGCGCAGATCGCCAAGAGCATCGTGTTCCGCCGCAAGAGCGACGAGGCAGCGGTGTTGGTCGTGACCTCGGGCGACAAGCGGGTCGACGAAAAGAAGGTCGAAGCGCTGGTCGGCGGCAAGCTGGGCCGCGCCGATGCCGACTTCGTCAAACGCGCGACCGGCTTCTCAATCGGCGGCGTCTCGCCCTTTGCCCATGCCACGGCCCCGGTGATGCTGATCGACCGCGAGCTGTTCCGCTTCGACGAAGTCTGGGCGGCGGCCGGGCACCCGCATGCGGTGGTGCAACTGCGCCCGCATGAGCTCGAGTCGCTGACCGGCGCGCCGGTGGCGGACGTGGTGTGA